A genome region from Brassica oleracea var. oleracea cultivar TO1000 chromosome C2, BOL, whole genome shotgun sequence includes the following:
- the LOC106325629 gene encoding uncharacterized protein LOC106325629 produces MSERPNRHQRRLSQSVLPISLDDLSDISLTANPPSSIPSQPPRHQIPPPSPAAPPTNRGNNDDNASKEGNASSS; encoded by the coding sequence ATGTCGGAGAGACCAAACCGTCACCAGAGAAGACTTTCTCAGAGCGTTTTGCCCATCTCCCTCGACGATCTCTCCGACATATCCCTCACAGCAAATCCTCCATCATCCATCCCTTCTCAGCCGCCACGCCATCAGATCCCTCCGCCGTCTCCGGCTGCTCCTCCGACAAACCGTGGTAACAATGATGATAATGCTAGCAAGGAAGGGAACGCATCTTCTAGTTGA
- the LOC106323115 gene encoding probable histone H2A.4 encodes MASIDSGTKVKKGAGGRRGGGPKKKPVSRSVKAGLQFPVGRNGRYLKKGRYSKRVGTGAPVYLAAVLEYLAAEVLELAGNAARDNKKNRIIPRHVLLAVRNDDELGKLLKGVTIAHGGVLPNINPVLLPKKSQKAASTTKVTKSTSKATKSPKKA; translated from the exons ATGGCAA GCATTGATTCAGGAACCAAAGTAAAGAAAGGAGCGGGTGGAAGAAGAGGTGGTGGTCCGAAGAAGAAACCTGTTTCCCGTTCTGTTAAAGCCGGTTTACAGTTTCCGGTCGGTAGGAACGGTCGGTATCTAAAGAAAGGTCGCTACTCGAAGCGTGTCGGAACCGGAGCTCCGGTGTATCTCGCCGCCGTGCTAGAGTACCTTGCTGCTGAG GTTCTTGAGCTTGCTGGTAACGCAGCCAGAGATAACAAGAAAAATCGTATCATACCACGCCATGTTTTGTTAGCCGTGAGGAATGACGACGAGCTAGGAAAGCTACTCAAAGGCGTAACAATCGCACATGGAGGAGTTTTACCTAACATAAACCCAGTTCTCCTCCCAAAAAAGTCTCAGAAAGCAGCTTCAACTACAAAAGTGACCAAGTCAACATCAAAGGCTACCAAATCCCCTAAGAAGGCATAG
- the LOC106325070 gene encoding LOW QUALITY PROTEIN: uncharacterized protein LOC106325070 (The sequence of the model RefSeq protein was modified relative to this genomic sequence to represent the inferred CDS: deleted 1 base in 1 codon), with amino-acid sequence MLCASQASTRDICSTMEPSSATIRLGGRAIDRHNPIIRDGRRFTPPPSPNHNSSTSSASSSTYHTPLKTRLGLESSEQPRVAKRKSKKGQCNGGKSPIGCPNSDTPQSSSRYLLSNPVFFDGFVDSDPIPLPIEPEITMCDELDKIHEDRLVINASKHLSSSSFLEKKQPDFVDGFLDYDPVMSPDNPFSEPTKASPTASESSLADQDFSSPDLKFSPPQPPPPPPPPSPQPPEKSSSDQVVILRVSLHCKGCAGKVKKHLSKLKGVTSFKIDFAAKKVTVTGDVTPLTVLSTISKVKNAQFWPEIIRK; translated from the exons ATGTTATGTGCCTCTCAAGCATCAACAAGAGATATT TGCTCAACCATGGAACCTTCTTCAGCCACGATCCGGCTAGGTGGTCGAGCCATCGACCGCCATAACCCAATCATACGTGACGGTCGGAGGTTCACGCCTCCACCTTCTCCAAATCATAATTCCTCCACCTCTTCTGCCTCTTCTTCTACTTATCATACTCCTCTTAAGACTAGACTAGGTCTAGAGAGTAGCGAGCAACCACGCGTTGCGAAGAGGAAGAGCAAGAAAGGTCAATGTAACGGTGGTAAGTCACCTATTGGTTGTCCTAACAGTGACACTCCTCAAAGCTCTTCAAGGTACTTATTGAGCAACCCGGTTTTCTTCGACGGGTTTGTGGATTCTGATCCGATTCCGTTACCTATCGAACCAGAGATAACCATGTGTGATGAGTTGGATAAGATTCATGAAGATAGATTGGTAATTAACGCCTCTAAGCATCTCTCTTCTTCTTCTTTCTTGGAGAAGAAGCAACCTGATTTCGTTGATGGGTTCTTGGATTATGACCCTGTTATGTCTCCGGATAATCCTTTCTCTGAACCTACAAAAGCTTCACCGACAGCATCTGAAAGCTCTCTTGCAGATCAAGATTTTTCCTCTCCTGATCTCAAATTCTCTCCTCCACAACCTCCACCTCCTCCTCCTCCACCCTCTCCACAACCACCGGAGAAGTCATCATCCGATCAA GTGGTAATACTGAGAGTGTCACTTCACTGCAAAGGCTGTGCAGGGAAGGTCAAGAAACATCTTTCAAAATTGAAAG GAGTGACGTCGTTTAAGATAGACTTTGCTGCAAAGAAGGTTACCGTGACGGGAGACGTAACACCATTAACTGTGTTGTCGACTATTTCCAAAGTTAAAAATGCACAGTTCTGGCCTGAGATTATTAGGAAGTGA
- the LOC106327735 gene encoding E3 ubiquitin-protein ligase SGR9, amyloplastic-like, translated as MEEESTTIIMTSLSILSTSHLTNLTHTILSISHHHRRRLAAVLSSPTLFSLTLRHLLSLSLPQKTLLIATHLLSLLHPLLLHRNHHTLPSSAAKMKLRDLDAVVLLLFLCETHQIYPDVLEASADNWREILGNMYSDNMLNSISGLWTCDAGILMPYIETLARCKRFVDIIMRNHNHLGLGVGKEGYEIPAARAAVVALRAVEVSNAAAEVECVICKEDMSEGRDVCEMPCQHLFHWKCILPWLSKRNTCPFCRFQLPTDDVFSEIQRLWEILVKTTELDVA; from the coding sequence ATGGAAGAAGAAAGCACCACAATCATCATGACCTCACTCTCTATCCTCTCTACTTCACACCTCACGAATCTTACTCACACCATTCTCTCTATCTCCCACCACCATCGCCGTCGTCTCGCCGCCGTCCTCTCCTCTCCGACGCTTTTCTCCCTCACTCTCCGCCACCTCCTTTCTCTATCCCTTCCCCAAAAAACCCTCCTCATCGCCACTCACCTCCTTTCTCTTCTCCACCCTCTTCTACTCCACCGCAACCACCACACTCTCCCCTCATCTGCCGCCAAGATGAAACTCCGGGACCTCGACGCAGTGGTGCTCCTCCTCTTTCTCTGTGAAACACATCAGATATATCCAGATGTTCTAGAAGCTTCAGCTGATAATTGGCGGGAAATACTCGGTAACATGTACTCTGATAATATGCTAAATAGTATCTCCGGTCTCTGGACTTGCGACGCCGGAATCTTGATGCCTTACATAGAAACCCTAGCTAGATGCAAAAGATTCGTCGACATTATAATGAGAAACCACAACCACCTTGGCCTTGGAGTAGGGAAAGAAGGATATGAAATCCCGGCAGCTAGAGCGGCTGTGGTGGCGCTACGTGCGGTTGAGGTGTCAAACGCTGCCGCAGAAGTAGAATGCGTGATATGCAAGGAAGATATGAGTGAAGGAAGAGATGTTTGTGAAATGCCATGTCAGCATTTGTTCCATTGGAAGTGTATCTTGCCATGGCTAAGCAAGAGAAACACGTGTCCGTTCTGTAGGTTTCAACTTCCCACCGACGATGTCTTCTCGGAGATCCAACGGCTATGGGAGATCCTCGTCAAGACCACCGAGTTAGACGTGGCGTGA
- the LOC106323116 gene encoding 60S ribosomal protein L35-4 produces the protein MKDLQNQLQEFKAELALLRVAKVTGGAPNKLSKIKVVRKSIAQVLTVISQKQKLALREAYKSKKFLPLDLRPKKTRAIRRRLTKHQASLKTEREKKKDMYFPLRKYAIKV, from the exons ATGAAG GATCTTCAGAACCAGCTTCAGGAGTTCAAGGCTGAGCTCGCCCTCCTCCGTGTCGCTAAAGTTACCGGAGGTGC CCCTAACAAGCTCTCCAAAAT CAAGGTGGTGAGGAAATCCATTGCTCAGGTTCTGACAGTGATCTCACAGAAGCAGAAACTAGCACTAAGGGAAGCATACAAGAGCAAGAAGTTCTTGCCTCTCGATCTCCGCCCCAAGAAGACACGTGCTATCCGCAGACGTCTTACCAAACATCAG GCGTCTTTGAAGACAGAGCGTGAGAAGAAGAAAGACATGTATTTCCCTCTGAGGAAGTATGCTATCAAAGTCTAG
- the LOC106327560 gene encoding probable protein phosphatase 2C 67, with amino-acid sequence MNKSCWRIGTSMERSKISPTKNDGLTWYKDLGLHTFGEFSMAMIQANSVMEDQCQIESGPLTFNNLAVQGTFVGVYDGHGGPEASRFIAENLFPNLKKFASEGGEVSEEVIRNAFAETDEDFLTAVKKQWRKSPQMASVGSCCLVGVICNGLVYIANAGDSRAVLGRSERGGGVRAVQLSVEHNANVESARQELWSMHPNDSNILVMKHRMWRVKGIIQVTKSIGDAYLKRAEFNREPLMPKYRVAEHFTEPILSADPSVTVTRLKPEDEFMILASDGLWEHLSNQEAVDIVHSSPRQGVARRLLKAALKEAAKKREMRYSDLQEINPGVRRHFHDDITVVVVYLDPQMVQANGWASPLSVRGGGYPMQ; translated from the exons ATGAACAAATCCTGTTGGAGAATAGGTACCAGTATGGAGAGAAGTAAGATCAGTCCTACAAAGAATGATGGCTTGACATGGTATAAAGATCTTGGCCTTCACACCTTTGGAGAGTTTTCAATGGCAATGATCCAAGCCAACAGTGTGATGGAGGATCAGTGCCAGATCGAATCAGGGCCATTGACATTCAACAACCTTGCAGTTCAAGGCACTTTTGTTGGAGTTTACGATGGCCATGGAGGTCCAGAGGCTTCCAGATTCATTGCAGAAAACCTCTTCCCTAATTTAAAGA AGTTTGCTTCCGAGGGTGGAGAGGTTTCAGAGGAGGTGATCAGGAACGCATTTGCAGAGACAGACGAAGATTTTCTCACGGCGGTGAAGAAGCAATGGCGCAAGAGCCCACAGATGGCATCAGTGGGGTCATGTTGCTTGGTGGGAGTGATATGCAACGGATTGGTGTATATAGCAAACGCAGGAGACTCAAGGGCTGTGTTGGGAAGATCTGAGAGAGGTGGTGGAGTCAGAGCCGTTCAGCTATCAGTAGAGCACAACGCCAATGTAGAGTCTGCGAGACAAGAGCTATGGTCAATGCATCCTAATGACTCAAACATTCTTGTGATGAAGCACCGGATGTGGCGTGTGAAAGGCATCATCCAG GTCACAAAATCTATAGGGGATGCATATCTCAAAAGAGCAGAGTTCAACAGAGAGCCGTTGATGCCCAAATACAGAGTAGCAGAACATTTCACCGAGCCAATACTTAGTGCGGATCCATCAGTCACGGTTACTAGGCTTAAACCAGAAGACGAGTTCATGATTCTTGCTTCAGATGGGCTTTGGGAGCATCTTAGCAACCAGGAAGCTGTTGATATTGTACATAGTTCCCCTCGCCAA GGAGTAGCACGGAGACTACTGAAAGCTGCATTGAAGGAAGCAGCAAAGAAAAGAGAGATGAGATACTCAGACTTGCAAGAGATCAATCCTGGTGTTAGAAGGCATTTCCATGACGATATAACCGTTGTTGTGGTCTATCTCGATCCCCAAATGGTCCAAGCCAATGGCTGGGCTTCTCCACTGTCAGTAAGAGGTGGCGGCTACCCAATGCAGTGA
- the LOC106327561 gene encoding protein MODIFIER OF SNC1 11-like has protein sequence MASNGVTVENVSGEIPKKIVDLNVAEPDEILDGEVKESTEVSGEKKDESDSKSAGDVSPVDDVQKKIRRAERFGVSVKLTEEEKRNSRAERFGTVAAVKKDSQGTKKAEDLKRKARADRFGVPAKVDNTEEEAKKKVRLARFGKGTKVDSAEDDKRKARALRFSKPASEASSDLPGKLDISKEAAVSGNAA, from the exons ATGGCGAGCAACGGAGTTACGGTGGAGAATGTCTCTGGCGAAATCCCCAAGAAAATCGTTGACCTCAACGTTGCGGAGCCAGATGAGATTCTCGACGGAGAAGTGAAGGAATCCACTGAAGTTTCTGGTGAGAAGAAGGACGAATCCGACTCCAAGTCGGCTGGGGATGTATCTCCGGTGGATGATGTTCAGAAGAAGATTCGACGTGCGGAGAGGTTTGGTGTTTCAGTGAAGCTAACCGAAGAGGAGAAGCGCAATTCTCGCGCTGAGAG GTTTGGGACTGTAGCAGCGGTGAAGAAGGACTCACAGGGAACGAAGAAAGCTGAGGACTTGAAGCGAAAAGCCAGAGCTGACAG ATTTGGGGTTCCTGCTAAAGTTGATAACACTGAGGAAGAGGCTAAGAAGAAAGTTAGGCTTGCTCGCTTTGGGAAAGGTACTAAAGTTGATTCTGCTGAAGATGATAAACGCAAAGCTAGGGCGCTTAG GTTTTCAAAACCTGCTTCTGAGGCATCTTCTGATTTACCTGGGAAGCTAGATATTAGCAAG GAGGCAGCTGTTTCTGGAAACGCTGCCTAA